The genomic DNA GCAAAATCCAGGGGTGGACCAACTCCCGAGGCCCGTTAGACTTCTCCGGAACACGGCAAGTCCCCGACCGAGGAGCCGGCTCATGCGTCGATACATGGTGGTGAACGCGAAGGGCGGGTGCGGGAAGTCCACGCTGGCCACGAACATCGCGGCGTACTTCGCGTCGCAGTGGGAGAACGTGAACGTCAGCCTGGCCGACTTCGATCCCCAGCAGTCGAGCATGGACTGGCTGGCCGTGCGGCCCGAGGACCGTCCCCCGATCGCCGGGATCGACGCGCATTCCGAAGGGCTCAAGAAGTTGAACCCGCACACGGACTTCCTGGTGATGGACGCGCCCGCGTCCACCCACGGGCCCGAGCTGACCGCGATCCTCAAGCACGCCGAGACCGTGATCATTCCGGTGTTGCCGTCGACGGTCGACATGCGCGCCGCGAGCCGTTTCATCGAGGAGATCCGCAACGTCGGCAAGGTCTCGCGCAGAGAGGTGAAGATCGGCGTGGTCGCCAACCGCGTGCGCGAGCACTACTCGATCTACCGCGAGCTCGAGGAATTCCTGAAGACGCTGAAGGTCCCCGTGATCGGCCACCTGCGCGACGCGCAGAACTACGTGCGGGCCTACGGCAACGGTCTGGGCGTGTGGGAGCTGGCTCCGTACATGGCCTGGCAGGAATGGCAGCAGTGGGAGCCGATCGCGCAGTGGCTCGAGTCGAAGCGGTCGCAGCCCTGACGACCCTTGTGCCCGGCTCCCCTCGGCACTAGCCTCGTGCCTCGGCGAAGCTGGGGGTGCCCCGACGGATCGACGTCGGTGCTGAGAGAGTCCCCTGGAACCTGATCCGGTTCGTACCGGCGCAGGGAAGCGACGCACCGTCTTCCGTCCGGAACGGACGCGGGCCACCGGCTTCGTGGATCTCCATGTCTCCCCGAGCCGAGGTGGTCTCCGCATGCAGTCCCTGCCGCTCTCCGAACAGGTCGTCGTCGTCTCCGGTGCCAGCCGGGGTCTGGGCGCCGCGATCGCCCGTGCCTTCGGGCGCGAGGGCGCCCGCGTGGTCGTGAACTGGTTCCGCAGCGAGGAGGCGGCGCACGCGGTCGCCGCCCACATCGGCGACAGCGCCCTGCCCGTCCGCGCCGACGTCCGCGATCGCACCGAGGTCGACCGGATGATCGAGACGGCGCGCGCACACTTCGGCGCTCCCGTCTCGACGTTGGTCCACAACGCCCTGATCGACTTCCGCTTCGACGCCGCGAACCGACCCACCGCCGCCGACATCACCTGGGATGCCTACCGCGACCAGGTCGACGGCGCGGTCCACGGGGCACTGAACCTCGTGCAGGCCTGCCTTCCCGGCATGCGGGACCTCGGATCCGGTCGTGTCGTCGCGATCGGGTCGAACCTCGTGCACAACCCGGTGGTCCCGTACCACGACTACACCACGGCGAAGGCCGCGCTGCTCGGCTTCGTCCGCAACATGGCCGCCGAACTCGGACCGGAGGGCATCACCGTGAACATGGTGTCGGGCGGACTGCTGCGTACCACCGACGCCAGCGCGGCCACGTCCGACGCGGTCTTCGACATCATCGAGGGGTCCACGCCCCTGCGTCGCGTGACCACCCCGGAGGACCTGGCCGACACCGCCGTGTTCTTCGCCTCGCCGTGGGCGCGGGCGGTCACGGGGCAGGACCTGGTCGTCGATGGCGGGCTGGTGATGCGCTAGGGACGACGAAGGGCCCGGCCGGAACGACGCGGCCGGGCCCTTCGTCGCCGAGCGGGCGGCGCCTACTTCAGCAACGTCATGCGCCGGGTCCGCTCGAAGTCCCCGGCCCGCAGGCGGTAGAGGTACACACCGCTGGCCACGCTCCCGCCGCGGTCGTCGCGGCCGTTCCACTGCACCGTGTGCTCGCCGGCCTTCCACGGCCCGCGCGCGAGCGTGCGCACGCGACGGCCGGCGGCGTCGTAGATCGTCAGTTCGATCTCGCGGGCCTCGGGCAGGAAGAACCGTAGGCTCGTGCTGGGGTTGAAGGGATTCGGCGTGTTGGCGAGCAATGCGGCGCGTCGTGGGGTCGGCGCGTCGACGCCGGTCGCCGTCACGGTCGCCGCCTCGCTCTCGTTGCCCGCGAAGTCGACGGCCGTGACCGCGTAGTACACGCCGGGCCCCGCGGCCTCGGTGTCGGTCCAACCCGCGCCGGTGGTCGAGCGCACGAGCACGTCGGTGGTCGGTTCGAAGTCCGGGGTGCTCGAACGGTACACGCGGAAGTAGCGGAAGTCCTCGTCGAGCGATTCGTCCCAGGTGAGCGTGTTGCCGCTCACGTCGTAGCTCACGGACAGGTTGGCCGGCACGTTCGGCGCGAGGTCGTCGACCGAGTAGCCGCTGTCGGGCGCGGAGTCGTGGAAGACCGCCGGGGCACCGGTCTGCGCGCGGACGAAGAAGGTCGAGAGGCAGACGCCCGACTCGGTCGAGTCGCAGAGCGTGGTCGCCAGGGCGCTGTAGTCCGCCTCGGCCGTGGCCGGAACACTGCGCACGAAGTCCCACACGCCGGGCGCGGTGGCGTGGCGCGCGGGCTCGGCGTCGCGGGCGAGCGCGCCGTCGTCGACGCGGCGGTAGATCCCGTACGACACGATCGGTTCGGTCGATCCCGCCGTGTCCAGCCGACTCGGACTCCAGCGGATGCGCACGCGGCGGCCCTGGTCGTTCGGCACGTCGACGATCGCCAGGATCACCGGATCGTTCACGGTCTCCGGCGTGTCGTTCGGGTCGAGCGGATCGGAGCCGGCGGTCGTCTCGGTGCCGTCGCCGAAGCCGTCGCCGTCGCTGTCGTCGTCGATCGGGTCGGTCTCGTCGGGGTCGCGCACGCCGTCGCGGTCGGCGTCCTCGGTGCCGTCGTCGAGGCCGTCACCGTCGCTGTCGGGATCGAGGGCCAGCGTGGTCGTGGTCGGGTCCCCGTCGGGGACGAAGACCGCGGGGTCGGTCCCGTCGAAGGGCACCCCGCTGCCCCCGCTCGTCCCGCCCTCGATGCCGGCGGTCAGACCCAGTTCGAGACCGTCGTCCAAGCCGTCGCCGTCGCTGTCCGGATCGAAGGGGTCGAGACCGGCATCGGCTTCCGAACCGTCACCCAGACCGTCGTCGTCGCTGTCGGCGTCGAGGGCGTCGGTCGGACCGGCGATCTCGGTGCCGTCGTCGAGACCGTCGCCGTCGCTGTCGGGATCGAAGGGGTCGGTGCCGTACACGTCGCGCTCGTCGCCGTCGTCCAGGCCGTCACCGTCGCTGTCGGTCAGGGGATCGAGGTAGTCGGGCGTGCCGTCGCCGTCGGTGTCGCCGGTCGACTCGCTCGCAGTGGGAATCCCGTCGCCGTCGTCGTCGGAATCCAGGTAGTCGGGCGTGCCGTCGGAGTCGGTGTCGTCGTCGGCCGCGGTGCCGTTGCCGTTCACGTCCTCGGCCACGGTCTCGATTCCATCGCCGTCGTCGTCGGTGTCCAGATAGTTCGGGGTGCCGTCGGCGTCACGGTCCTCGGCGGACTCGGTCGCGGTCGGCACGCCGTCGCCGTCGTCGTCGGTGTCCAGATAGTTCGGGGTGCCGTCGGCGTCGGTATCGTCGGACAACGGATTGCGGTCGAGGTCGACGTCCTCTTCGGCCGTCGCGATGCCATCGCCGTCGTCGTCGGTGTCGAGGATGTCCGCCAAGCCGTCGGCATCGCTGTCGACCGGATTCCCGCCCGGCGCCTCGTCGCCGTCGCGCACCAGATCGCGGTCGCTGTCCGGATTCGCCGGATCGGAGCCGATCGCGACCTCGACGTCGTCGTCGAGACCGTCGCCGTCGCTGTCGACCGCAAAGGCCGGTGTCGTGGAGAAGGCGAAACAACAGAAGACGACGAGGAACGACAGGAACGATGCGCGCACGGCGACCTCCGGGCTCGGATTCGGGCGTTCGACGGGGGGAAGATCGAAGTGGTCCCGTGATCCTAACAGATCCGGACATCCCGTGTCGGCGTTCAGACTCGCTGCAGCGCCGGACTGTTCGCGAAGTCCTCGGTCATGACCGTGCCCTCGGCATCGCGAGGCACGATCTCCACGCCCGCGCCTTCGCGGTAGGCCTCGGCGATCAGCTTGCTGCACCACACGCGGTTCTTCTCGATCCGCGCGACGGGTTCGCGCAGCCGGAACCAGCGCGCGGGGATGTTGGCGGCCAACGCCACCGGATCGAGCTCGCGTTCCAGCGACGCGACGGCGTGGTCGACGACCTTCTCGCGTTCGGCGTCGGTGAGCCCCGGCGCGCGGTAGATCGCGTAGCGTTCGCGGTCGAAGAGTTTCCGGGGGATGCGGCCCATGACCACGCCGTGGCGCGTGGTCGTGTGGATCATCCGGTCGGAGCCGACGTACAGCATACTGTGCACGTAGCGCGAACCGAGCAGCAGGCGGTACGCCAGCGCGATCGGCGACAGGCGTACGAGCCGGGGGCTGGCCAGGACGATGTCGCCCTTCTTCATGCGGGCGAGCACGGCGCGCCGGCGCACACGTCCGGTGATCCGCTCGACGAAGCTCGCCGAGGAGCGGAACCACCGACGCGGGTCGAACCAGGGTCTGGATCGCGTGCGGGCCATGGAATGAACCTAGCGACAGGCGGGCCCGGCGACCATGCGCCCGGGACGGGTCTGGGGGATCTCCCGATACAACCTCGGCGCCGCCTCCGCGATTGCTCGTAGCCGTCCCGTCTCCCCGCAGAAGGAACGAACCCATGTCCATGGAGACCCTGGCCGAGGCCATGCAGCGGCTGCAGAAGAGCGGCTACACCGAAGCGTTCCGCGTCGAGGACCAGCGGCTGGTGACCGCCAGCGGCGAGCAAACCTTCGATCCCACCGACCTGCACGTGGACGAGACGGTGCGCTTCGAGGGCGAGAGCAATCCCTCGGACATGTCGATCCTCTTCGCGCTGAGCGATCCGGGCACCGGCGTGCGCGGCACCTGGTCGTCGAGCTTCGGCGCGGAGATGGCCGCGGGCGACGCCGAGGTCGTCCGCGCGCTCGAGGGACACTGACGCACGCTTCGGTGCTGACGCATCATTCGCAACGGCGCGCGCCTCTGCTAACCTCTCCGTCGTACGCCGCGTGGCGAAGAGACGGTCCCTTCTTCGAGGCCGTGCGGCCCTTGACCGAGACGTCGTCCGGTCGTCCTGCCCCTCCGGTCCGCGATTCCGTCGCGACCCCCGTCCCGGCCGGCCACCGACCCCGCCGTGCCCGCCTCCCGCGCGGCCCAGCCGGGAGATCGTGTCATGCTCCGTGGCATCGTGGCCGTGTCGATCGTCGTCTTCCTGTTGCTGTTGCCGGCCGTCGCCGCCGCCTGGCAGTCCGACGGCACGCCCGTCTGCACCGCCGCGAACGACCAGTACGACCTGAGGACCCGTCCCGACGGTTCGGGGGGCATGCTGCTCACCTGGGCCGACTTCCGCGCGATGGCCTTCGACGCCTACGTGCAACGCCTCGATCCAGCCGGCAACGGCCTGTGGGGAACGGACGGCATCGACGTCGATCCGACCGGGCCGGGGCAGATCCATCCGGACGTCTGTCCCGACGGCGCGGGCGGGGCCTGGGTCGTGTGGCAGCGTGGGATCATCACCCCGATCGACGTCCACGTGCAGCACTTCGACGCCGACGGTGATCCCGACCTGTTCGGCGACGGCGGAATCGTCGTCGCCTCGGGCGGCGCCTCGGCGAACAACCTGCGGCCGGTGTGCGTGACCGATCGCTTCGGCGGCGTGATCGTCGCCTGGGTGCGCGAGAAGGTCGGGGGACACGAGGTCCGCGCGCAGCGCGTCGACGCGAGCGGCACGGTCCGCTGGGCCAACGGCGGCGTCGTGATCGGCACCGACCCCGACGCCTCCGCCGAACTCGAAATCATCTCGAACTCGAGCAAGAGCTACGGCGCCTTCGTGTCGTGGATCAGCGGCCTCCGCACCGGACGCGTGCAGTGGGTCGACGTGACCGGTGCTCCGCGCTGGGGCGGAAGCAGTGGCACGCACTTCGGCATCGTCAATCCCGGCTCGCGCGTCCGTCTGGCCGACCGCGACCGCAGCAGCGGCGGCGTGTACGTCGCCTACCGCTTCACCGCGTCGAGTTCGATCCCGTGGGGCGCCGACCGCCTGGCCGTCGCCGCCATCGACTCGTCCACCTACGGCTTCTGGACCACCGTCGTCGACACCGACACCATCGACGACCGCCGCCCGGGACCCGATCCCCGCATGATTCCCGACGGCATGGGCGGCTGCATCGTCGCCTGGGATCGCTTCGACGCCACGGGCGACGGGGCGGGCGTGTACATGCAGCGCCTCGATCCCCTCGACGGCGAGGAACTCTGGAGCGGCGGGAACCCGAAGCTGATCTCCGACGAGGAGGCGGGCAACCACGCCCCGGACCTGGCCATCGACCACGGCGTGTGGGGGAGCTACGTCACCTGGCTCGACGACGACGTCGACGGCGTGTCGCGCGTGCGGTTCTGCTACGTCGAACGGCAGTACGGGTGGCCCGGCACCGAAGCGCTGGTACCCGGCGGGTATTCGTCCGAGCGCCCGCACGTGGTCGCCGAACCCGGCGGTGGCTTCGACCCGATCGTCGCCTGGGAGGACGAGCGCAAGGGCACCGAGACCGACGTCTACGCGGCCGGCATGCAGCAGAGCGGAGCACCGAGTGCGCCGAACCTGATCGTGCGCAGCGTGAGCTTCGCCGACGACCCGGCCGAGGTCGGCGAGACCACGACCAGCCGGATCGTCGCGGCGAACGTGGGCAACGTGGCCAGCGGCGCCTTCGACCTGGCCTTCTACCACGACCTGTCGTCGCCTCCCTCGCCCGGCCAGTTGCCCAACGGCCCGATCTTCGAACATCCAGGACTCGCCCCGGGCGACTCGGCCGCGTTCACCGGCGACATCCTGAGTCTGTACGAGACAACCTTCCGGACCTATGCCTTCGTCGACTTCCGCGAGGACGTCGACGAGATCGGCCACGAGGACGACAACATCCTCGGGCCCGTCCCGCTGCAGTGGGTCCTGCGCCCGAACCTCACGGTGACCTCGTTCACCCTGAGTGCGGCGACCCCGGCGGTCGGCGAGACCGTCACCGCGACCATCGAGATCACCAACGACGGCCACGCCGCGGCGAGCGTCTTCGACGTGGACTTCTACGAGCACCGTCCGTCGACCCCCGTGCCCGGCGTGGCCGGCGACCAGTCCCGCCGGATCGGCGGCATGGACGTGGGCGAGACGGTCACCTGGGAGACCGATCCCTTCACCTGGCCCGACGTCGTCGTCCGGCGGGCCTGGGTACGGGTCGACACGCAGGAAGAGGTCGACGAGTGGAAGGAGGACGACAACGTGGCCGGACCGCTGGACATCGAGTGGTCGTATCCGCTCGAGCAGGGCTGGCCGGTGAACGTGAGCGGCATGACCACTTCGCCGGCGATCGCCACGCTCGCCCGCGACGTCGCCGGACCGCGCCACGTGGTGTTCGCGACCGCGACGGGTGAGGTGCATGCCCTCGACGCCCGCGGCGAAGCGCTGCCGGGCTGGCCGTACACCTCCGACGAGGTGTTCACGGCGGCCGTCGCCGTGGGCGACGTGGTGACCGGCGGAGGGCTCGAGGTGGTGGCCGCGAGCGAGAGCGGCGACGTGCTCTGCCTGTCGTCGACCGGCACCCTGCTGTGGACCCATCCGATGAAGGACACGATCACGGCCACGCCCGCCTTGTTCGACCTGACGGGCGATTCCGGCTGCGAGGTGATCGTGGGCACGCACAGCGGTGCGCTGATCGTGCTCGACGGCGACGGCAACGCCGTGAGCGGATGGCCGGTCTCGCTCGGCAGCGGCGTCGGTCTGCGCGCATCGCCCCTGGTGGGCCGCCTCGACGGTTCGACGCCGATGATCGTCGCCGTCGCCACGCCGGTGGTGAAGCATGCCCCGCAGTCTCGGGTGCACGTCCTGCACGCCGACGGCACGAGCATCGGTGCGCCGTGGCCGCTGTCGTTGCCGACGGAGGTCGTGTCGTCACCCGTGGCCGCGGACGTCGGCGGGGACGACACGCTCGAGTTCTTCTTCGGCGACCTGTCCGGACGACTGCACGGCTACACGCTCAGCGGTGGCACCGGACCCTTCCCGGTATCGCTCGTGGGCGCCATCGCCACGAATCCCGGCGTGTG from Candidatus Krumholzibacteriia bacterium includes the following:
- a CDS encoding ParA family protein, which codes for MRRYMVVNAKGGCGKSTLATNIAAYFASQWENVNVSLADFDPQQSSMDWLAVRPEDRPPIAGIDAHSEGLKKLNPHTDFLVMDAPASTHGPELTAILKHAETVIIPVLPSTVDMRAASRFIEEIRNVGKVSRREVKIGVVANRVREHYSIYRELEEFLKTLKVPVIGHLRDAQNYVRAYGNGLGVWELAPYMAWQEWQQWEPIAQWLESKRSQP
- a CDS encoding 3-oxoacyl-ACP reductase; protein product: MQSLPLSEQVVVVSGASRGLGAAIARAFGREGARVVVNWFRSEEAAHAVAAHIGDSALPVRADVRDRTEVDRMIETARAHFGAPVSTLVHNALIDFRFDAANRPTAADITWDAYRDQVDGAVHGALNLVQACLPGMRDLGSGRVVAIGSNLVHNPVVPYHDYTTAKAALLGFVRNMAAELGPEGITVNMVSGGLLRTTDASAATSDAVFDIIEGSTPLRRVTTPEDLADTAVFFASPWARAVTGQDLVVDGGLVMR
- a CDS encoding FlgD immunoglobulin-like domain containing protein — protein: MRASFLSFLVVFCCFAFSTTPAFAVDSDGDGLDDDVEVAIGSDPANPDSDRDLVRDGDEAPGGNPVDSDADGLADILDTDDDGDGIATAEEDVDLDRNPLSDDTDADGTPNYLDTDDDGDGVPTATESAEDRDADGTPNYLDTDDDGDGIETVAEDVNGNGTAADDDTDSDGTPDYLDSDDDGDGIPTASESTGDTDGDGTPDYLDPLTDSDGDGLDDGDERDVYGTDPFDPDSDGDGLDDGTEIAGPTDALDADSDDDGLGDGSEADAGLDPFDPDSDGDGLDDGLELGLTAGIEGGTSGGSGVPFDGTDPAVFVPDGDPTTTTLALDPDSDGDGLDDGTEDADRDGVRDPDETDPIDDDSDGDGFGDGTETTAGSDPLDPNDTPETVNDPVILAIVDVPNDQGRRVRIRWSPSRLDTAGSTEPIVSYGIYRRVDDGALARDAEPARHATAPGVWDFVRSVPATAEADYSALATTLCDSTESGVCLSTFFVRAQTGAPAVFHDSAPDSGYSVDDLAPNVPANLSVSYDVSGNTLTWDESLDEDFRYFRVYRSSTPDFEPTTDVLVRSTTGAGWTDTEAAGPGVYYAVTAVDFAGNESEAATVTATGVDAPTPRRAALLANTPNPFNPSTSLRFFLPEAREIELTIYDAAGRRVRTLARGPWKAGEHTVQWNGRDDRGGSVASGVYLYRLRAGDFERTRRMTLLK
- a CDS encoding CARDB domain-containing protein — translated: MLRGIVAVSIVVFLLLLPAVAAAWQSDGTPVCTAANDQYDLRTRPDGSGGMLLTWADFRAMAFDAYVQRLDPAGNGLWGTDGIDVDPTGPGQIHPDVCPDGAGGAWVVWQRGIITPIDVHVQHFDADGDPDLFGDGGIVVASGGASANNLRPVCVTDRFGGVIVAWVREKVGGHEVRAQRVDASGTVRWANGGVVIGTDPDASAELEIISNSSKSYGAFVSWISGLRTGRVQWVDVTGAPRWGGSSGTHFGIVNPGSRVRLADRDRSSGGVYVAYRFTASSSIPWGADRLAVAAIDSSTYGFWTTVVDTDTIDDRRPGPDPRMIPDGMGGCIVAWDRFDATGDGAGVYMQRLDPLDGEELWSGGNPKLISDEEAGNHAPDLAIDHGVWGSYVTWLDDDVDGVSRVRFCYVERQYGWPGTEALVPGGYSSERPHVVAEPGGGFDPIVAWEDERKGTETDVYAAGMQQSGAPSAPNLIVRSVSFADDPAEVGETTTSRIVAANVGNVASGAFDLAFYHDLSSPPSPGQLPNGPIFEHPGLAPGDSAAFTGDILSLYETTFRTYAFVDFREDVDEIGHEDDNILGPVPLQWVLRPNLTVTSFTLSAATPAVGETVTATIEITNDGHAAASVFDVDFYEHRPSTPVPGVAGDQSRRIGGMDVGETVTWETDPFTWPDVVVRRAWVRVDTQEEVDEWKEDDNVAGPLDIEWSYPLEQGWPVNVSGMTTSPAIATLARDVAGPRHVVFATATGEVHALDARGEALPGWPYTSDEVFTAAVAVGDVVTGGGLEVVAASESGDVLCLSSTGTLLWTHPMKDTITATPALFDLTGDSGCEVIVGTHSGALIVLDGDGNAVSGWPVSLGSGVGLRASPLVGRLDGSTPMIVAVATPVVKHAPQSRVHVLHADGTSIGAPWPLSLPTEVVSSPVAADVGGDDTLEFFFGDLSGRLHGYTLSGGTGPFPVSLVGAIATNPGVWDADGDGDPEILFDSEELVGGFPSYRRHHAWLVDGDGLVVASWPHSWGSTFHGEGCAGGPIDWGHGKSGRAVFGSSLGTCHVLDPNANELPCSVLNVDAPVAGTPAVGDLDGDGHLELVIAGDGVVTCFDLLAGSYQAAALQWPMDRHDPQRTGVYGFATATSVTPPVVTGPSHLDRGRPNPFNASVTLPYFVDRAGRVTIDVYDVSGRYVATLLDAARGRGDGVVHWTAVDHAGRRVASGVFLVRLRIDGREVDVGRVTLVE